A single window of Pseudoduganella plicata DNA harbors:
- a CDS encoding GIN domain-containing protein, producing the protein MDASNNDKGISMRQRTAFTLSCSDTLARVLCAAAIGSATLLTGCVIVVPGGSWSSDSTAIKGDGRIAIETRPVTGLTALEVEGRRRLDMQVDVQVGGTPGLTVEGDANLLPHLHTDVRAGALRIWSDSEAVATQPVRIRYTLPRLEKLETSGYASTYVGGLANDTFHVVQRGSGRIELRGRVARLDAVNSGSGSLLADALEAGSTRVTMNGSGRISLGAVRGDELRAGVYGSGELTARGDVRAADVSVHGSGDAHLAGLRSERADLATNGSGSIDIAVSNRVQTQTNGSGRITVYGDPAERGVLGKRTTFVR; encoded by the coding sequence ATGGACGCATCCAATAACGACAAGGGGATCTCCATGCGCCAGCGTACCGCTTTCACGCTTTCCTGTTCCGACACGCTTGCCCGCGTGCTGTGCGCCGCCGCCATCGGCAGCGCGACGCTGCTGACGGGCTGCGTCATCGTCGTTCCCGGCGGCTCCTGGTCGTCCGACAGCACGGCCATCAAGGGCGACGGCCGCATCGCCATCGAAACGCGCCCCGTGACGGGACTCACCGCGCTGGAAGTGGAAGGCCGCCGCCGGCTCGACATGCAGGTGGACGTGCAGGTGGGCGGCACGCCCGGCCTGACGGTGGAAGGGGACGCCAACCTGCTGCCGCACCTGCACACGGATGTGCGCGCAGGTGCGCTGCGCATCTGGAGCGACAGCGAGGCGGTGGCCACGCAGCCCGTAAGGATCCGTTACACCTTGCCGCGGCTGGAGAAGCTGGAAACATCCGGCTATGCCAGTACCTACGTGGGCGGCCTGGCGAACGACACGTTCCATGTCGTGCAGCGCGGCTCCGGCCGGATCGAACTGCGCGGCCGCGTCGCGCGCCTTGACGCCGTCAACAGCGGCTCAGGCAGCCTGCTGGCCGACGCGCTGGAAGCGGGCAGCACGCGCGTGACGATGAACGGGTCCGGCCGCATCAGCCTGGGGGCGGTGCGCGGCGACGAACTGCGCGCCGGCGTGTACGGCTCGGGCGAGCTGACGGCACGGGGCGACGTGCGTGCCGCGGACGTGTCGGTGCACGGTTCCGGCGACGCACACCTGGCCGGCCTGCGCAGCGAGCGCGCCGATCTGGCCACGAACGGCTCCGGCAGCATCGACATCGCCGTCTCCAACCGCGTGCAGACGCAGACCAACGGATCCGGCCGGATCACCGTGTATGGCGACCCGGCCGAGCGCGGTGTGCTGGGCAAGCGCACGACGTTCGTGCGCTGA
- a CDS encoding diacylglycerol/lipid kinase family protein — translation MPATTSAPTPASDAPLFILLNAGSGAAETDERRAAIEDVLQAAGRRFHLELLEDPEGIDEQARALAARARDEGGIVVAAGGDGTINAVARQAVEHGCPFGALPQGTFNYFGRTHGIPQHLTDAVHALLRASIRPVQIGTVNGRIFLVNASIGLYPKLLEEREHDKQQYGRSRFVAALSALKTLVLPHRRLRLSLEAEGKSLHLRTSTLFVGNNRLQMEQVGLTGVTPDVADGELSALAPKPVGKLRMLLLMLRGALGKLADTDDLVAFGFRRMTVRTPLYGRRRLKAAVDGEVLHLTTPLQFEALEGKLLLLVPGPDDAVPG, via the coding sequence ATGCCAGCCACCACATCCGCACCGACGCCCGCTTCCGATGCACCGCTCTTCATCCTGCTCAACGCCGGCTCCGGCGCGGCCGAAACGGACGAGCGGCGCGCAGCCATCGAGGACGTGCTGCAAGCGGCCGGCCGGCGCTTTCACCTGGAGCTGCTCGAGGACCCGGAAGGCATCGACGAGCAGGCCCGCGCCCTGGCGGCGCGCGCGCGCGACGAAGGCGGCATCGTGGTGGCGGCAGGCGGCGACGGCACCATCAACGCCGTGGCGCGTCAGGCCGTCGAGCATGGCTGTCCGTTCGGCGCCCTGCCACAGGGGACGTTCAACTACTTCGGCCGCACGCACGGCATCCCGCAGCACCTGACCGATGCCGTGCACGCGCTGCTGCGCGCGTCGATCCGCCCCGTGCAGATCGGTACCGTCAATGGCCGCATCTTCCTGGTCAATGCCAGCATCGGCCTGTATCCGAAACTGCTGGAGGAACGCGAGCACGACAAGCAGCAGTATGGCCGCAGCCGTTTCGTGGCCGCCCTGTCCGCGCTGAAGACGCTGGTACTGCCGCACCGGCGCCTGCGGCTGTCGCTGGAGGCGGAAGGCAAATCGCTGCACCTGCGCACCTCGACGCTTTTCGTCGGCAACAACCGCCTGCAGATGGAGCAGGTGGGACTGACAGGCGTCACGCCGGACGTGGCCGACGGCGAACTGTCCGCCCTGGCGCCCAAGCCCGTGGGCAAGCTGCGCATGCTGCTGCTGATGCTGCGCGGGGCGCTGGGCAAGCTCGCGGACACGGACGACCTGGTGGCCTTCGGCTTCCGCCGCATGACGGTACGCACGCCGCTGTACGGGCGGCGCCGGCTGAAGGCGGCGGTCGATGGCGAAGTGCTCCATCTGACGACGCCGCTGCAGTTCGAGGCGCTGGAGGGCAAGCTGCTGCTGCTCGTGCCGGGACCGGACGACGCGGTGCCGGGCTGA